In the Quercus lobata isolate SW786 chromosome 5, ValleyOak3.0 Primary Assembly, whole genome shotgun sequence genome, one interval contains:
- the LOC115990104 gene encoding LOW QUALITY PROTEIN: LRR receptor-like serine/threonine-protein kinase IOS1 (The sequence of the model RefSeq protein was modified relative to this genomic sequence to represent the inferred CDS: inserted 1 base in 1 codon) has product MAAKICPHCSNKQEVYIVMGRFKNFIPALFHLFGGLALILLVQAQDQSGFISIDCGLAENSSYSEPTTGIIYISDATYINTGVSKSIPLEFKDGLQQQAWTLRSFPQGIRNCYSINNITQGAKYIIGANFYYMNYDGQGKLPEFDLHLGPNLWDTIKIENISLGVIKELIHVPSLNHIQVCLVNTGLGTPFISALELRPINSSLYVTNFGSLSLFLRSDLGSEKGYRYKDDVYDRYWSSLNFNDWKAVSTSLTVNKERHNAYWVPSVVMSTAATPINESAPMEFYVQPTDINSEFYVYMHFAEVVKLRANESRSFNITINGELWYGPLSPTYLLTDTVYSTTALTGGKYVFSILKTGNSTLPPIINAIEIYTVKDLPRSETDQQDVGAITNLKSTYGVERNWRGDPCAPKAYSWEGLNCSYEGYNPPRIISLNLSSSGLTGEISVDISNLVMLQYLDLSNNSLTGSVPEFXTQLKYLRVLNLKQNQLNGSIPAKLIEISEKGSLLLSVDENSNFCGSGSCNKKKKNIAFPIVASVGGLFILSLTVVAILWGLRSRKQQHTTKVAKVDLEPNVQNQSLESIQRQFTYPDLLRITNNFERILGKGGFGTVFHGCIENTQVAVKMLSASSVQGYQQFQAEASKTFMRVHHKNLTTLVGYCYEGTNMGLVYEYMANGDLEAHLSGENTNILSWEARLQIAMDAAQGLEYLHHGCKPPIIHRDVKTTNILLNEKCRAKLADFGLSKIFPTDGGTHVSTVVAGTPGYLDPEYYITNWLTEKSDVYSFGVVLLEIITNRPVIERSKERIHISQWVSSMLAKGDIKNIVDPKLDGNYNVNSVWKAVEIAMLCLSPTSSKRPTMDQVVAELKESVETELAQRKDRYEDESKDSFDMININVTTALNPLAR; this is encoded by the exons ATGGCAGCAAAGATATGCCCACATTGTTCCAATAAGCAAGAAGTTTACATTGTGATGGGGCGGTTCAAAAATTTCATCCCTGCattgtttcatttgtttggtggtTTGGCTCTCATTCTTTTGGTTCAAGCTCAGGATCAATCGG GCTTCATAAGCATAGATTGTGGACTAGCAGAAAATTCGAGCTATTCAGAGCCCACAACAGGCATAATATACATTTCTGATGCGACCTACATTAACACTGGTGTAAGTAAGAGCATACCACTTGAATTCAAAGATGGCCTACAACAACAAGCGTGGACACTCAGAAGCTTTCCACAAGGTATCCGGAACTGTTACAGcataaacaacattacacaagGCGCTAAATATATTATCGGAGCAAACTTCTATTATATGAATTATGATGGTCAGGGCAAATTGCCTGAATTTGATCTGCATCTTGGACCAAATTTGTGGGATACCATCAAAATAGAGAATATTTCCCTTGGTGTAATCAAGGAGCTCATACATGTACCATCTCTAAATCACATACAAGTCTGCCTTGTAAACACTGGTCTTGGGACACCATTTATATCAGCATTAGAGCTAAGGCCAATAAACAGTTCATTGTATGTGACAAATTTTGGATCATTGTCGCTCTTCTTACGCTCTGATTTGGGTTCAGAAAAAGGATACAG GTATAAGGATGATGTTTATGATCGCTATTGGTCAAGCCTGAACTTCAATGATTGGAAAGCTGTAAGTACCTCGTTGACAGTAAACAAAGAAAGACACAATGCTTACTGGGTACCATCTGTTGTCATGAGTACTGCTGCTACACCAATAAATGAGAGTGCTCCCATGGAATTCTACGTACAGCCAACTGACATAAATTCTGAATTTTATGTCTACATGCACTTTGCTGAAGTTGTAAAGCTAAGAGCGAATGAGTCCAGATCATTCAACATTACAATAAATGGAGAACTCTGGTATGGACCCCTTTCTCCTACATACTTGTTGACGGATACTGTGTACAGCACAACGGCCTTGACAGGAGGAAAATATGTTTTCTCTATCCTCAAAACTGGGAATTCAACACTTCCACCAATCATCAATGCAATTGAGATATATACAGTCAAAGATCTCCCACGATCAGAAACCGACCAACAAGATG TTGGTGCCATAACAAACCTCAAGTCAACGTACGGAGTGGAGAGGAATTGGCGTGGAGATCCGTGTGCCCCAAAAGCATACTCGTGGGAAGGTCTTAATTGTAGCTACGAGGGTTATAATCCCCCTAGAATAATATCCTT GAATTTGTCCTCAAGTGGATTAACCGGAGAAATATCAGTTGATATATCAAATCTCGTAATGTTACAATACTT GGATTTATCAAACAATAGCTTAACGGGATCGGTGCCAGAGT TAACTCAATTAAAATACTTGAGGGTCTT AAACTTAAAACAAAACCAACTTAATGGTTCAATTCCAGCTAAGCTCATTGAAATTTCTGAGAAGGGTTCACTATTGTTAAG TGTggatgaaaattcaaatttttgtggaTCTGGTTCatgcaacaagaagaagaagaatattgcCTTTCCAATTGTAGCATCAGTTGGTGGATTGTTCATCCTCTCGTTAACTGTTGTGGCCATCTTGTGGGGGCTAAGAAGCAGAAAACAACAACATACGACTaaag TTGCCAAAGTAGATCTTGAACCCAACGTCCAGAATCAATCATTGGAGTCAATACAACGACAATTTACATATCCTGATCTCCTAAGAATTACCAACAACTTTGAGAGAATTCTTGGTAAGGGTGGATTTGGAACAGTTTTCCATGGCTGCATTGAAAACACTCAAGTGGCAGTGAAAATGCTCTCTGCATCATCAGTTCAAGGATATCAGCAATTTCAAGCAGAGGCAA GTAAAACTTTTATGAGAGTTCATCATAAAAACTTAACTACCCTTGTCGGGTATTGCTATGAAGGAACAAACATGGGGCTTGTTTATGAGTACATGGCCAACGGAGACTTAGAAGCACATCTTTCAG GTGAGAATACAAATATCTTGAGTTGGGAAGCCAGACTTCAAATAGCAATGGATGCAGCACAAG GATTGGAGTATTTGCACCATGGTTGTAAGCCACCTATAATTCATAGAGATGTGAAGACAACAAACATCTTACTGAATGAAAAGTGCCGTGCCAAACTAGCTGATTTTGGTCTATCCAAGATTTTCCCAACTGATGGTGGCACTCATGTCTCAACTGTTGTTGCTGGCACCCCTGGGTACCTAGACCCTGA GTACTATATAACCAATTGGTTAACTGAGAAAAGTGATGTATATAGTTTTGGAGTTGTGCTTTTGGAGATAATCACGAATCGACCTGTGATAGAAAGATCCAAAGAAAGGATTCACATAAGTCAGTGGGTGAGTTCCATGCTTGCTAAAGgggatataaaaaatattgttgatcCAAAGTTGGATGGAAATTACAACGTCAACTCTGTGTGGAAAGCTGTTGAAATAGCAATGCTTTGTTTATCTCCAACATCCAGTAAAAGGCCAACAATGGATCAGGTAGTGGCAGAACTGAAGGAGTCCGTGGAAACTGAATTAGCTCAAAGGAAAGACCGATATGAGGatgaatcaaaagattcatttGACATGATCAACATCAATGTGACGACTGCACTCAATCCTTTAGCCAGGTAA
- the LOC115990105 gene encoding FBD-associated F-box protein At5g56370-like, whose amino-acid sequence MVIQRKERVHKLDYSPVSIDAFDLISQLPKHIIQHILFFMPSKNAARTSVLSKTWRRAWISLPMCDLSCVQFCLSRQHYETEEFVNRVDEALVILKEQKLDLGIEGQENIKSYTLPRTVFGAEALTVLKLRGCKLVDSLFGDDNGKFTVLREQSIEEMDVYPSERKRVQKLL is encoded by the exons ATGGTTATTCAAAGGAAGGAGAGGGTCCACAAGCTCGATTACTCTCCGGTTAGTATTGATGCATTCGATCTTATATCACAGCTGCCTAAACACATCATTCAACACATCCTCTTCTTCATGCCTTCAAAAAACGCAGCTCGTACTAGTGTCTTGTCAAAGACGTGGCGACGAGCATGGATTTCGCTCCCTATGTGTGATTTAAGTTGCGTTCAATTTTGTTTGTCTCGTCAACATTATGAAACTGAGGAGTTTGTGAACAGAGTTGATGAAGCTCTAGTAATACTCAAGGAGCAGAAG ctaGACCTTGGAATTGAAGGCCAAGAAAATATCAAAAGCTATACTTTGCCTAGGACTGTTTTTGGTGCTGAAGCATTAACCGTATTGAAGTTAAGAGGTTGTAAGCTGGTGGATTCCTTATTCGGCGACGACAATGGAAAGTTTACTGTTTTGCGAGAACAGTCTATAGAGGAAATGGATGTTTATCCAAGTGAACGGAAGAGAGTACAGAAGCTCCTATAG